One Bosea sp. 685 DNA segment encodes these proteins:
- a CDS encoding polysaccharide deacetylase family protein — protein sequence MLDRFAGRLENRLIRAAPWQVMQVPTQEPIVSFTFDDVPDSALRVGATILEAEGARGTFYISGGLEGRIEADRTLIDLAGCKELAARGHEIGCHTYAHRDLRHVDRASLLEDLDRNARYLDAADPRQGRRNFAYPYNSGSFGKRDALASAFRTCRAGGEGINRGPTDPTFLRAVEIRQPQQSVLGLARWIDALAADPGWLIFFTHDISPTPTPYGCTATGFRFLLGYALARGCRVLPVDAALDHMGFREQAR from the coding sequence CTGCTCGACCGGTTCGCCGGCCGCCTGGAGAACAGGCTGATCCGGGCCGCGCCATGGCAGGTCATGCAGGTTCCGACACAAGAGCCGATCGTGTCCTTCACCTTCGACGACGTGCCCGATTCCGCGCTGCGGGTGGGCGCGACGATCCTCGAAGCCGAGGGCGCGCGCGGCACGTTCTATATTTCCGGAGGCCTGGAGGGGCGGATCGAGGCCGACCGCACCCTGATCGACCTGGCGGGCTGCAAGGAGCTCGCGGCGCGCGGTCACGAGATCGGCTGCCATACCTATGCGCATCGGGATCTGCGACATGTCGACCGCGCCTCCCTGCTGGAAGACCTCGATCGCAATGCGCGCTACCTCGACGCGGCCGATCCGCGGCAGGGACGGCGCAATTTCGCCTATCCCTACAACAGCGGCTCCTTCGGGAAACGCGATGCGCTGGCCAGCGCCTTCCGCACCTGCCGCGCCGGAGGCGAGGGGATCAATCGCGGCCCGACGGACCCGACCTTCCTGCGGGCGGTCGAAATCCGGCAGCCGCAGCAATCCGTGCTGGGGCTGGCCCGCTGGATCGACGCGCTGGCCGCCGATCCGGGCTGGCTGATCTTCTTCACGCATGACATCTCGCCGACGCCGACCCCTTATGGCTGCACGGCCACTGGCTTCCGGTTTCTGCTCGGATATGCGCTCGCTCGCGGCTGCCGGGTGCTGCCCGTCGACGCGGCGCTCGACCATATGGGCTTCCGGGAGCAGGCGAGATGA
- a CDS encoding O-antigen ligase produces MTQTNHMTQSSHKHARSSEGFAGALLFTATLLFYLVTLTPFIDLSAADAGAAATGKSNMINQLVYLGLTASLWWTVLNSPARQLVGRPRTILVALLVWFAIVSALSLHPDLALKRVFLATLTIANGSVLLLLPRSERQFASMLTFCCLGTLGLAYLGVALLPHFAIHQASEVREAMNAGLWRGHFAHKNVAAAAMVLISFVGLYLFSTGRRLVGTAMTLLAVVFLAQTGGKSAIAALPGILVFAWIFERWRAVRAPMVILAIAAFNIVTIGCAVSPTMRDLVAHLGVDPTFTNRIDIWKIGATAVMDNPLTGYGFQMFWQTDDMVHKGGSAASWAYAAFNGHNAYLDAAVTTGIPGLVLTLIWVVWVPLRDVALAEASANDPALTRLFVRIWLYGILMACVESLFFQSGSLWFMLVVAIFGLHLQARAHEIRGAAHHSRGMEAVHA; encoded by the coding sequence ATGACCCAGACCAATCACATGACCCAGTCCAGTCATAAGCACGCGCGGTCGAGCGAGGGTTTCGCAGGGGCGCTGCTCTTCACGGCGACGCTGCTGTTCTACCTGGTCACGCTGACACCGTTCATCGACCTGTCGGCCGCCGATGCAGGCGCCGCCGCCACCGGCAAGTCGAACATGATCAATCAGCTCGTCTATCTCGGGCTGACGGCGTCCCTGTGGTGGACCGTCCTGAATTCGCCCGCTCGCCAGCTGGTCGGGCGCCCGCGCACCATCCTGGTCGCGCTGCTCGTCTGGTTCGCGATCGTTTCGGCGCTCTCGCTGCATCCCGACCTGGCGCTCAAGCGCGTCTTCCTGGCAACGCTCACGATCGCGAATGGCAGCGTCCTGCTGCTGCTGCCGCGCTCCGAGCGCCAGTTCGCCAGCATGCTCACGTTCTGCTGTCTCGGCACGCTGGGGCTTGCCTATCTCGGCGTCGCCCTGCTGCCCCATTTTGCGATCCATCAGGCCAGCGAGGTCCGCGAGGCGATGAATGCCGGCCTCTGGCGGGGCCATTTCGCGCATAAGAATGTCGCGGCCGCGGCCATGGTGCTCATCAGCTTCGTCGGACTCTATCTGTTCAGCACCGGCCGCAGGCTCGTCGGCACTGCGATGACGCTGCTGGCGGTGGTTTTCCTGGCTCAAACAGGCGGAAAATCCGCCATCGCGGCACTGCCCGGCATTCTCGTCTTCGCCTGGATCTTCGAGCGCTGGCGCGCCGTTCGGGCCCCTATGGTGATTCTGGCGATCGCGGCCTTCAACATCGTCACGATCGGCTGCGCGGTCTCGCCCACTATGCGTGACCTGGTCGCGCATCTCGGCGTCGACCCGACCTTCACCAACCGTATCGACATCTGGAAGATCGGCGCCACGGCCGTCATGGACAACCCGCTGACCGGCTACGGCTTCCAGATGTTCTGGCAGACCGACGACATGGTCCATAAGGGCGGCTCGGCCGCAAGCTGGGCATACGCTGCCTTCAATGGTCACAATGCCTATCTCGACGCGGCGGTCACCACGGGCATTCCCGGTCTCGTCCTGACCCTGATCTGGGTCGTCTGGGTGCCGCTGCGCGATGTCGCCCTGGCGGAGGCCTCGGCAAACGATCCCGCATTGACGCGCCTCTTCGTGCGGATCTGGCTCTATGGGATCTTGATGGCTTGCGTCGAGAGCCTGTTTTTCCAGTCAGGCAGCCTCTGGTTCATGCTGGTCGTTGCGATCTTCGGCCTCCACCTCCAGGCTCGCGCGCACGAAATCCGGGGGGCGGCCCATCATTCGCGCGGCATGGAGGCGGTCCATGCGTAG
- a CDS encoding cellulase family glycosylhydrolase: protein MKLILRNLEMAILGLGFLGLAWGKNKLHGYATPNGTAKSDVAGQIDYLIDIFGSFRRFMPPQFDLRDRDVLELSPGGSRGNGVLFLALGARSYHAIDIFPLAESENVAFYEKLLERFPEGGKADRERALAIASTPGAREFGYAVGRDFDIPRLAEGRRFDLIVSCAAFEHYDSPATAIAGLTQVARPGCETVHIIDLQTHSRWIREQDPNNIYRYPEAIYRLFRFPGQPNRQRPSDYVGSFKAEGWSDVSFVPSRTVDPALRDASLRGLSARFAGQADMTVLDGALRAGYPERGGDRKKRLVTTRRAVLGGLAGIATLASFGRKQAANGQGTDIPLFRRGIGVSHALGWADVEADGSYGAAPFSAPRFSFDQAQRLAIRAAGFDFVRLAVDAGPYLAFVGAARDQLDERLIGIVGDLLDADLGVIVDLHPSAMNPAYRPAALTAGVDTPNFQAVLALQQRLAARLWQLVQGRAGAPKLAFELMNEPEVPQETWQPMLEASYRAARSGSAQLPLVLGGGSMNSPWALPAIDMRPFAGDARLIYTYHDYSPWQFTHQGVRGSPAYALDEIAYPAPPSADAMIAATRRRMTALGLEGAELALAREAKRTLPGYAGFDRSALERNFQVVSAWRIAQNLPAHAVLMGEFGVHKTPYQATPEGAAARETWLRDMRELAEAQGFAWACWTYVATGGFALAEDEIGPGFDAATRRALGLPPL, encoded by the coding sequence ATGAAACTTATCCTGCGAAACCTCGAAATGGCGATCCTGGGCCTCGGCTTTCTCGGCCTGGCCTGGGGCAAGAACAAGCTGCACGGCTACGCCACGCCCAACGGCACGGCGAAATCGGATGTCGCCGGGCAGATCGACTATCTCATCGACATTTTCGGCTCGTTCCGCCGCTTCATGCCGCCGCAATTCGACCTGCGCGACCGGGATGTGCTGGAGCTGAGCCCCGGCGGGTCGCGCGGGAACGGCGTGCTCTTTCTCGCGCTCGGAGCGCGATCCTATCATGCCATCGATATATTCCCCCTCGCCGAGAGCGAGAATGTCGCCTTCTATGAAAAGCTGCTCGAGCGCTTCCCCGAAGGTGGCAAGGCCGACCGGGAGCGCGCCTTGGCCATCGCTAGCACGCCGGGCGCGCGCGAGTTCGGCTATGCCGTCGGGCGGGATTTCGACATCCCGCGCCTGGCCGAGGGGCGCCGCTTCGACCTGATCGTCAGCTGCGCCGCATTCGAGCACTATGATAGTCCAGCGACCGCCATTGCCGGCTTGACGCAGGTGGCGAGGCCCGGCTGCGAAACGGTTCACATCATCGATCTGCAGACGCATTCCCGCTGGATCCGCGAGCAGGATCCAAACAACATCTATCGCTATCCCGAGGCGATCTACCGGCTCTTCCGCTTTCCCGGGCAGCCGAACCGACAACGTCCCTCCGATTATGTCGGGAGCTTCAAGGCCGAGGGCTGGAGCGATGTCAGCTTCGTGCCGTCGCGAACGGTCGATCCCGCTCTGCGCGACGCATCCCTGCGGGGCCTGTCCGCCCGCTTCGCGGGCCAAGCCGACATGACCGTCCTCGATGGCGCCTTGCGGGCAGGTTATCCAGAACGAGGTGGCGACCGGAAGAAGCGCCTCGTGACGACCCGCCGCGCCGTTCTCGGTGGCCTTGCCGGCATCGCGACGCTCGCCTCCTTCGGGAGAAAGCAGGCCGCAAACGGACAGGGCACCGACATCCCGCTGTTTCGCCGCGGCATCGGCGTCTCGCATGCCTTGGGATGGGCCGACGTCGAAGCCGACGGCTCCTATGGGGCTGCGCCTTTCTCGGCGCCGCGCTTTAGCTTCGATCAGGCGCAGCGGCTGGCGATCCGCGCCGCGGGTTTCGATTTCGTGCGCCTGGCGGTCGATGCCGGTCCGTACCTTGCCTTCGTTGGCGCGGCTCGCGACCAGCTCGACGAGCGTCTCATCGGCATTGTCGGCGATTTGCTCGATGCCGATCTGGGCGTGATCGTCGACCTGCATCCCAGCGCGATGAACCCGGCTTACCGGCCCGCCGCGTTGACCGCAGGCGTCGATACACCGAATTTCCAGGCCGTGCTCGCCCTGCAGCAGCGTCTGGCCGCCCGTCTGTGGCAGCTCGTGCAGGGCAGGGCGGGAGCCCCAAAGCTCGCCTTCGAGCTGATGAACGAGCCGGAGGTGCCGCAGGAGACCTGGCAACCGATGCTCGAGGCCTCTTACAGGGCCGCTCGCAGCGGCTCGGCGCAGCTGCCGCTCGTGCTCGGCGGCGGCTCGATGAATTCCCCGTGGGCGCTGCCTGCGATCGATATGCGCCCGTTCGCGGGCGATGCGCGCCTGATCTACACCTACCACGACTACTCGCCCTGGCAGTTCACCCATCAAGGTGTGCGCGGCAGTCCAGCTTATGCGCTGGACGAGATCGCCTATCCGGCGCCGCCATCGGCCGACGCGATGATCGCGGCGACCCGGCGACGCATGACCGCGCTTGGTCTCGAGGGCGCCGAGTTGGCACTGGCGCGGGAGGCGAAGCGGACGCTCCCAGGCTATGCCGGCTTCGATCGATCGGCGCTCGAACGAAATTTTCAGGTGGTGAGCGCCTGGCGCATCGCGCAGAACCTGCCCGCCCATGCCGTCCTGATGGGCGAGTTCGGCGTCCACAAGACACCCTATCAGGCTACCCCCGAGGGAGCCGCCGCACGCGAGACCTGGCTGCGCGACATGCGCGAGCTTGCCGAGGCGCAGGGCTTCGCCTGGGCGTGCTGGACCTATGTGGCGACGGGCGGGTTTGCGCTCGCCGAAGACGAGATCGGTCCGGGCTTCGACGCGGCGACCCGCCGCGCGCTGGGCCTCCCCCCGCTATGA
- a CDS encoding glycosyltransferase family 4 protein — MTRSRRLLAINNYFYRRGGAESVFLDHIELFTAAGWDVVPFAMQHPANLPSAWSDYFVSEIEYGGSGGPVTKAMQAAKVIFSLEARRKIRDLIRRAPPTVAHAHNVYHHISPSIFGALKAEGVPLVMTAHDLKIACPAYKMLSGGRVCERCHGGKIHNVLLHRCVKDSAVVSGLVLMETLVHRSLGLYSDTIDRLIAPSRFYRDKLVAWGWDASRIAYIPNCIDASQFTPPSDEGDYFVYAGRLAPEKGLATLVHAAALSRQRLVLAGGGPEEPALRRLVQDLGADVAFAGHLDKPELKRLIGEARALVLPSEWYENAPVSILEAYALGRPVIGTRIGGIPELVAHNQTGFLVEPGNPSMLADALVSVASLSPSARAGLGTAGRDWVRREFSPDQYRERTMDLYEGLG; from the coding sequence ATGACGCGCTCCCGGCGGCTCCTGGCCATCAACAATTATTTCTATCGACGCGGCGGCGCGGAGAGCGTTTTCCTCGACCATATCGAGCTGTTCACGGCGGCCGGCTGGGACGTGGTGCCCTTCGCGATGCAGCATCCCGCCAACCTGCCGAGCGCCTGGTCCGACTATTTCGTCTCCGAGATCGAATATGGCGGGTCCGGCGGACCGGTCACGAAAGCGATGCAGGCCGCCAAGGTCATCTTTTCGCTGGAGGCTCGCCGGAAGATCCGCGACCTGATCAGGCGCGCACCGCCAACCGTGGCGCACGCCCACAACGTCTACCATCACATATCGCCGTCGATTTTTGGCGCCCTCAAGGCCGAGGGGGTGCCGCTGGTGATGACGGCTCACGATCTGAAGATCGCCTGCCCGGCCTACAAGATGCTGAGCGGGGGGCGCGTCTGCGAGCGCTGCCATGGCGGCAAAATTCACAATGTCCTGCTCCACCGCTGCGTCAAGGATTCCGCCGTGGTCAGCGGGCTCGTCTTGATGGAGACCCTGGTTCACCGCAGCCTCGGCCTCTACAGCGACACGATCGACCGTCTCATTGCCCCGAGCCGCTTCTACCGCGACAAGCTGGTCGCGTGGGGATGGGACGCAAGCCGGATCGCCTATATTCCGAATTGCATCGATGCGAGCCAGTTCACGCCCCCGTCCGACGAAGGCGACTACTTCGTCTATGCGGGGCGGCTCGCCCCGGAGAAGGGGCTTGCGACGCTCGTGCACGCCGCCGCGCTGTCGCGTCAGCGACTGGTCCTGGCCGGCGGTGGTCCCGAGGAGCCGGCCTTGCGCCGCCTCGTGCAGGATCTTGGCGCCGATGTCGCCTTCGCCGGACATCTGGACAAGCCGGAGCTGAAGCGGCTGATCGGCGAAGCGCGCGCGCTGGTTCTCCCCTCCGAATGGTACGAGAACGCGCCCGTCAGCATCCTCGAGGCTTACGCGCTTGGGCGCCCGGTCATCGGCACGCGGATCGGCGGCATTCCCGAACTGGTCGCCCATAACCAGACCGGCTTCCTGGTGGAGCCGGGCAACCCCTCGATGCTGGCCGACGCGCTCGTCAGCGTTGCGAGCCTGTCCCCCAGCGCGCGCGCCGGGCTGGGGACCGCTGGCCGCGACTGGGTGCGCCGGGAGTTCTCGCCCGACCAATATCGCGAACGCACCATGGACCTGTACGAGGGGCTCGGCTGA
- a CDS encoding glycosyltransferase family 4 protein produces the protein MYTLIPPIGADPPERKVIFVGLRGVPEIQGGVETHVAAISARLAERGWQVEVLGRAPYLASQQPYIWKGVTVTPVWAPRSKRFEALAHTALGLIVAARRHPDLVHIHAIGPALLTPLARLLGLHVVVTHHGFDYDRQKWGRVAKSILRAGEAMGMLFSHANIGVSKAIVDSVRRKFSVGAIFIPNGVENPLPKPGTSYLDRIQVTPQRYILSVGRIVEEKRHLDLINAFARLNDPSLKLVIAGAADHAGSYQREVEAAAAGTPNVVMTGFQRGQALFQLYRHAALFVLPSSHEGMPMVLLEALSYGVPCLASDIDANLALDLGTENYFPLGAVDALADAMRAKLAARDTAQGAERAARTIDSFGWGTIVDRTMDVYENTLLDWKPGSVRRDGAGSAKQAELGGR, from the coding sequence ATGTACACCTTGATCCCGCCCATCGGCGCAGACCCGCCCGAAAGAAAAGTCATCTTCGTCGGCCTGCGCGGCGTCCCCGAAATTCAAGGAGGCGTTGAAACCCACGTCGCCGCGATATCGGCGCGGCTCGCGGAGCGCGGCTGGCAGGTCGAAGTGCTCGGTCGCGCGCCCTATCTCGCGTCGCAACAGCCCTATATCTGGAAAGGCGTCACCGTGACGCCGGTCTGGGCGCCCCGCTCGAAGCGCTTCGAGGCGCTGGCGCATACCGCATTGGGCCTCATCGTCGCGGCGCGGCGACACCCCGATCTCGTGCATATCCATGCGATCGGGCCGGCCTTGCTGACCCCGCTCGCGCGCCTGCTCGGCCTTCACGTCGTCGTGACGCATCATGGCTTCGATTACGACCGCCAGAAATGGGGCCGCGTCGCCAAATCCATTCTGCGGGCCGGCGAGGCGATGGGAATGCTGTTTTCCCATGCCAATATCGGCGTGTCCAAAGCGATCGTCGACAGCGTTCGCCGCAAATTCAGCGTCGGCGCGATTTTCATCCCCAACGGCGTCGAAAATCCCCTGCCGAAACCGGGCACCTCTTACCTCGACCGTATTCAGGTCACGCCGCAGCGCTATATCCTGAGCGTCGGCAGGATCGTCGAAGAGAAACGCCATCTTGACCTGATCAATGCCTTCGCGCGGCTGAACGACCCCAGCCTCAAGCTCGTCATCGCCGGCGCGGCCGACCATGCGGGGAGCTATCAGCGCGAGGTCGAGGCTGCGGCCGCGGGGACGCCCAATGTGGTGATGACGGGCTTCCAGCGTGGACAAGCCCTGTTCCAGCTTTATCGGCACGCGGCTCTGTTTGTTCTCCCCTCAAGCCATGAAGGCATGCCGATGGTGCTGCTCGAGGCGCTCAGCTACGGGGTGCCCTGCCTGGCGAGCGATATCGATGCGAATCTCGCGCTCGATCTCGGGACAGAAAACTATTTCCCGCTGGGCGCGGTCGATGCGCTTGCGGACGCGATGCGGGCGAAACTCGCCGCGCGCGACACCGCGCAAGGCGCGGAGCGCGCCGCCAGGACCATCGATTCCTTCGGATGGGGAACGATCGTCGACCGCACCATGGACGTCTACGAGAATACGCTTCTCGACTGGAAACCAGGCAGCGTGCGTCGCGATGGCGCCGGCTCCGCAAAGCAAGCTGAACTTGGAGGCCGATGA
- a CDS encoding acyltransferase: MPRQRYANLDALRAIAALGVMVEHMFGDLIRQVPSASGPVSTLAGWVVQNLSLGRFGVALFFLISGFVVPFSIDGERPLRHFAVSRLFRLYPALWLALLVLVTIGWFSGETPRAATVLANMTMAPSLFGQTWLSPIYWTLFIELLFYALAALLFWAGRLRDIAVLLILSLALVAATVLPVQLRMHGLVNLPIQYLGMHLSFLFLGLLLRLWLAERMPGARLSVLVLGLVQLAALLSVSQFSLARGDNFIMEGLTPVLSAYMLAFAVFLAAVGLGRPRSALLARIGLISYSMYLFHGPVNALVYRVLPLTGEFGDIATMLLCTGATLMVSWLVYRTVERPMITLGRKISSKHNASLVPSSRLA, translated from the coding sequence ATGCCCCGACAGCGCTACGCCAATCTCGACGCGTTGCGGGCCATCGCGGCGCTTGGCGTCATGGTCGAGCACATGTTCGGCGATCTCATCAGGCAAGTCCCGTCCGCCTCGGGCCCGGTGAGCACGCTCGCCGGGTGGGTCGTCCAGAATCTGAGCCTGGGCCGGTTCGGTGTGGCGCTGTTCTTCCTGATCAGCGGTTTCGTCGTGCCGTTCAGCATCGACGGCGAGCGGCCGCTCCGCCATTTTGCCGTCTCGCGGCTGTTTCGGCTCTATCCCGCGCTGTGGTTGGCGCTGCTGGTGCTCGTGACGATCGGCTGGTTCTCCGGGGAGACGCCACGGGCGGCGACCGTGCTGGCCAACATGACCATGGCGCCGTCGCTCTTCGGCCAGACCTGGCTCTCCCCGATCTATTGGACCTTGTTCATCGAGCTGCTGTTCTATGCACTCGCCGCGCTGTTGTTCTGGGCCGGGAGGTTGAGAGATATCGCTGTTCTGCTCATCTTGAGCCTGGCCCTGGTTGCCGCGACGGTCCTGCCCGTCCAGCTGCGCATGCACGGTCTCGTCAATCTGCCGATCCAGTATCTCGGCATGCATCTGTCGTTCCTGTTCCTGGGCCTGCTCCTGCGGCTATGGCTCGCCGAAAGAATGCCGGGAGCGCGCCTCTCAGTGCTGGTTCTCGGTCTCGTGCAGCTCGCTGCGCTGCTCTCGGTCTCGCAATTTTCCCTGGCGCGCGGCGACAATTTCATCATGGAGGGGCTCACGCCTGTCCTGAGCGCCTATATGCTCGCCTTCGCGGTCTTCCTCGCCGCGGTCGGGCTGGGTCGGCCGCGTTCGGCCCTGCTCGCGCGGATCGGGCTGATCAGCTATTCGATGTATCTGTTCCACGGGCCGGTCAATGCGCTCGTCTATCGCGTCCTGCCCTTGACCGGTGAGTTCGGCGACATCGCCACGATGCTGCTCTGCACCGGCGCGACCTTGATGGTATCCTGGCTGGTCTACCGAACGGTCGAACGCCCGATGATCACGCTCGGGCGCAAGATATCGTCGAAGCACAACGCGTCCCTCGTCCCGTCTTCGCGGCTTGCATGA
- a CDS encoding helix-turn-helix domain-containing protein yields the protein MTDENRQPSDSGDSESAAEQALGGPQIAIVLPPTADGASFKAWQHHLTFACSAELVTPSDAPAFHASTSLYMLDRFILSLSTSSHANHLVRTAKDAARTGVDHVNISLHLEGSYEGTCGSRAFHTRPGDVSFIDFGLPFDFETAPYRTLALTVPRSAMPEALRQRAIHGLVPDAKLPATRLLSQLMRDVYAALPGLTLGQGIASASAIVELAIAASQGDHGPREELTPADLDLFSRAQMHIERSLGDFGLTVTSLTRTLNATRGALYRAFGEHGGVQAYISERRLQRCYEVINGDDRTSETLSAIAFSYGFRSEAHFSRVFKERFGMAPRELRAVARQRGVDMLPPTTVGVAPDRLQKLGR from the coding sequence ATGACGGACGAGAATCGGCAACCGAGCGACTCAGGCGACAGCGAGTCCGCGGCCGAGCAGGCCCTCGGCGGCCCGCAGATCGCCATCGTGCTGCCGCCGACGGCGGACGGCGCCTCGTTCAAGGCCTGGCAGCACCATCTCACCTTCGCCTGCAGCGCCGAGCTCGTCACACCGAGCGATGCCCCGGCGTTCCACGCCTCGACCAGCCTCTACATGCTCGACCGCTTCATCCTCAGCTTGTCGACCAGCTCGCATGCGAACCACCTCGTCCGCACCGCCAAGGATGCGGCGCGCACCGGCGTCGACCACGTCAACATCTCGCTGCATCTCGAAGGCAGCTATGAAGGCACCTGCGGCAGCCGCGCCTTCCACACCAGGCCCGGCGATGTCAGCTTCATCGATTTCGGCCTGCCCTTCGACTTCGAAACCGCGCCCTATCGCACGCTGGCGCTGACGGTGCCGCGCAGCGCCATGCCCGAGGCCCTGCGCCAGCGCGCGATCCATGGCCTCGTGCCGGATGCGAAGTTGCCGGCCACGCGCCTCCTGTCGCAATTGATGCGGGATGTTTACGCGGCCCTGCCGGGCCTGACATTGGGCCAGGGCATCGCCTCTGCCAGCGCCATCGTCGAGCTGGCGATCGCGGCCTCGCAGGGCGACCATGGCCCGCGCGAGGAACTCACGCCCGCCGATCTCGACCTGTTCAGCCGGGCTCAGATGCATATCGAACGTTCGCTGGGCGATTTCGGCCTGACCGTCACGTCACTCACGCGCACGCTCAACGCCACGCGCGGCGCACTCTACCGCGCCTTCGGCGAGCATGGCGGCGTGCAGGCCTATATCAGCGAGCGCCGGCTCCAGCGCTGCTACGAGGTCATCAACGGCGACGACCGCACCAGCGAGACGCTCAGCGCCATCGCCTTCTCCTACGGCTTCCGCAGCGAGGCGCATTTCAGCCGCGTCTTCAAGGAGCGCTTCGGCATGGCCCCGCGCGAGCTGCGCGCCGTGGCCCGCCAGCGCGGCGTCGACATGCTGCCGCCGACCACGGTCGGCGTGGCGCCGGACCGTCTCCAGAAGCTTGGGCGCTGA